In one Nicotiana sylvestris chromosome 8, ASM39365v2, whole genome shotgun sequence genomic region, the following are encoded:
- the LOC104237935 gene encoding probable receptor-like protein kinase At1g49730 has translation MGFHGFSKSNPKSYWIAGAIVLIIILTIILKKLAVYLDSKGNKQFSKTKPDEENQVDEKSRKISIDCNATIRTYPLEELKMATKDFKIRIGVGATSYVYLAELEDGRLGAVKRVMEERGGKTKMFLDEVSVLLRISHPNLVGLMGFCLDKGEQLLLLEYVPNKSLFERLHTYHGQSSGVLSWSNRLNIALDVARALDYLHSVADPPVIHRDVKSSNILLIDDDHAKLADFGLCKLGIDAVSASTPTKVKGSLGYVDTYYLNTGLVSPRSDVYSFGVLLLELITGLKSVQGSMTLAEWTEECRKTENVEVLTGMLDPELNGNVDIEQLRDLVDVANSALFENSEARPNMTQIVQRISSCMEP, from the exons atggggttCCATGGATTCTCCAAATCCAATCCGAAAAGCTATTGGATTGCTGGTGCAATAGTTCTTATCATCATTCTAACAATTATCTTAAAGAAGTTAGCTGTTTATCTAGATTCTAAAGGCAATAAGCAGTTTTCAAAAACAAAACCAGATGAAGAAAATCAAGTTGATGAAAAGTCCAGAAAGATCAGTATTGATTGTAATGCTACTATAAGAACTTATCCACTAGAAGAGTTGAAGATGGCAACAAAAGATTTCAAGATTCGGATTGGCGTTGGAGCAACTTCATATGTTTATCTTGCTGAGCTTGAAGATGGAAGATTAGGTGCAGTGAAGCGTGTCATGGAGGAAAGAGGTGGCAAAACAAAGATGTTCTTGGATGAAGTCTCGGTCTTGCTTAGAATATCACATCCAAATCTGGTCGGGTTAATGGGATTTTGCTTGGACAAAG GAGAACAATTACTACTTTTGGAGTATGTTCCTAACAAAAGCCTTTTTGAGAGGCTGCACACATACCATGGGCAATCCTCTGGTGTACTATCATGGTCTAATCGTCTAAACATTGCATTAGACGTTGCTCGTGCTCTCGACTATCTCCACTCAGTAGCTGACCCTCCTGTCATACACAGAGATGtcaaatcatcaaacatactgtTAATCGACGACGATCATGCCAAGCTTGCAGATTTCGGGCTATGCAAATTAGGCATTGATGCTGTAAGCGCAAGCACTCCTACTAAAGTAAAGGGTTCACTTGGTTATGTTGACACTTATTACCTTAACACGGGGCTAGTGTCACCAAGAAGTGATGTTTATAGCTTTGGAGTGTTACTTCTCGAGCTCATTACGGGGCTCAAGTCGGTGCAGGGCTCGATGACACTTGCCGAATGGACTGAGGAATGCAGGAAAACTGAGAATGTGGAGGTGCTAACTGGTATGTTGGATCCAGAACTCAATGGTAATGTAGATATTGAACAGCTAAGGGATTTGGTTGATGTGGCTAACTCAGCTTTGTTCGAAAATTCTGAAGCAAGACCAAATATGACACAGATTGTCCAGAGAATTTCAAGTTGCATGGAGCCTTAG